Genomic segment of Leptolyngbya sp. 'hensonii':
CTGAGGTCAATAGGGCCATCCCAGCTTGCAAGATCCCTTCAAAGGCGATCGCGGGCCGACTCTGAAACCGCTGCTGGTGCTTCAGCTTAAGCACAGGCTGAACGATTTCCAGTTTTTGGTCAGGGTTTTGCTGCAAATCGATCACCGGAAGCGCATGGAGCACATCCAACTGGATTTCTTTTTGCACCATCAGTTCAGGTAACGCCGCAGCCCCCACACCACTTTCCACCACCGCTTTTACCATTTCACTACTGGCCAAAACCAGCACCACATTGAGGTTACCTGCATCCAATCCCCAGGTTTGCAGCGCTTTTTCGAACATACGCTGAGCCCCAGAACCAGGTTCTCGCATCACCCATTCTGTTGTGGGTAAATCCTCCACGGCAATGTGGGATTGCCCAAACCAGGGATGATTGCGTCCAACGACAATTTGCAGGCGATCGTAGCCAACGATGTCTTGCTCCAGACTGTCTTGCAATACCGGTTTCACACCACCCGTGACGAGACCCAAATCGAACAATCCCGTTGCCGTGCCATGACAAATCTCATCCGCATTGGCTAAATCACAAATCACCTGAATTTGCGGATATTGACGTTTAAACTGGCTGATTTTTTCTGGCAACCAGTAGTTTGCAATATTGAGGCTGGCCCCCAACTTCAGTTCTCCCCGCTGTAGAGTATTTAGTTCTCGCATGCCCCGTTCTGCCAGCGTCACCTGATCTAAAATCTTTTGTGCTTCAACC
This window contains:
- a CDS encoding LysR substrate-binding domain-containing protein; this translates as MTLEQLRIFLMVAEHQHFTRAAEALFVTQPAVSAAIHSLEEEYGVKLFHRIGRRVEITAAGKLLQVEAQKILDQVTLAERGMRELNTLQRGELKLGASLNIANYWLPEKISQFKRQYPQIQVICDLANADEICHGTATGLFDLGLVTGGVKPVLQDSLEQDIVGYDRLQIVVGRNHPWFGQSHIAVEDLPTTEWVMREPGSGAQRMFEKALQTWGLDAGNLNVVLVLASSEMVKAVVESGVGAAALPELMVQKEIQLDVLHALPVIDLQQNPDQKLEIVQPVLKLKHQQRFQSRPAIAFEGILQAGMALLTSVSQ